In a single window of the Balearica regulorum gibbericeps isolate bBalReg1 chromosome 7, bBalReg1.pri, whole genome shotgun sequence genome:
- the ATP5MK gene encoding ATP synthase F(0) complex subunit k, mitochondrial, producing the protein MAGHDSGSQHQFTGFQKYFNSYTITGRRNYVIATYTSIAMLILYFKLRPKKKTPAVADK; encoded by the exons ATGGCTGGCCACGACTCAGGATCTCAACACCAGTTCACTGGATTTCAGAAGTACTTCAATTCCTATACCATCACAGGCAGGAGGAAT TATGTAATAGCAACATACACAAGCATTGCAATGCTCATCTTGTATTTCAAGCTTAGACCCAAAAAGAAGACTCCTGCTGTGGCAGATAAGTAA
- the TAF5 gene encoding transcription initiation factor TFIID subunit 5: MAALPEEPAEVAAVKPDPEAGTPPQPPAAPPAAAAAAPAAPPTAAAEGEAAGSVGEAAPPKPAAPGPAASPAAQDRQTLLAVLQFLRRSNLRESEEILRREARLLSDDLGAAALSPAGAGLLGALGGDADTAGGEALLSRVTAAAAIAIGGSAATVVSSSPGVAAVTAVPPGKVGGGVVVEDQPDVSAVLSAYNQQGDPTLYEEYYSGLKHFIECSLDCHRAELSQLFYPLFVHMYLELVYNQHESEAKSFFERFHGDQECYYQDDLRVLSSLTKKEHMKGNETMLDFRTSKFVLRISRDSYQLLKRHLQEKQNNQIWNIVQEHLYIDIFDGMPRSKQQIDAMVGSLAGEAKREANKAKVFFGLLKEPEFDVPLDDEDEEGENEEGKPKKKKPKKDSVGSKSKKQDPNAPPQNRIPLPELKDSDKLDKVMNMKEAARRVRLGPECLPSICFYTFLNAYQGLTAVDITDDSSMIVGGFADSTVRVWSVTPKKLRSVKTAADLSLIDKESDDVLERIMDEKTASELKILYGHSGPVYGTSFSPDRNYLLSCSEDGTVRLWSLQTFTCLVGYKGHNYPVWDTQFSPYGYYFVSGGHDRVARLWATDHYQPLRIFAGHLADVTCTRFHPNSNYIATGSADRTVRLWDVLNGNCVRIFTGHKGPIHSLAFSPNGRFLATGATDGRVLLWDIGHGLMVGELKGHTDTIYALRFSRDGEILASGSMDNTVRLWDAVKAFEDLETDDFTTATGHINLPENSQDLLLGTYMTKSTPVVHLHFTRRNLLLAAGAYSSQ; the protein is encoded by the exons ATGGCGGCACTGCCTGAGGAGCCGGCGGAGGTGGCGGCGGTAAAGCCGGACCCTGAAGCGGGGACGCCGCCgcagcctcctgctgctcctccagcagcagcagccgccgctcccgccgctcccccaaccgcggcggcggagggggaggcggcggggagCGTTGGGGAGGCGGCACCCCCTAAGCCTGCGGCACCGGGCCCGGCCGCCTCCCCGGCGGCTCAGGACCGTCAGACGCTCCTGGCCGTGCTGCAGTTCCTGCGGCGCAGCAACCTCCGCGAGTCTGAGGAGATCCTGCGCCGCGAAGCCCGCCTTCTCAGCGATGATCTCGGTGCCGCTGCCCTCAGCCCCGCCGGCGCTGGGCTTCTGGGAGCCCTGGGCGGCGATGCGGACACCGCCGGCGGCGAGGCGCTGCTCAGCCGGGTCACCGCCGCTGCCGCCATCGCGATAGGAGGCAGCGCCGCCACTGTCGTCTCTTCCAGCCCCGGGGTGGCCGCGGTGACCGCCGTGCCGCCGGGGAAAG TTGGAGGAGGTGTTGTTGTGGAAGATCAGCCAGATGTGAGCGCAGTATTGTCTGCCTACAATCAACAGGGGGACCCCACACTGTACGAGGAATACTACAGTGGATTAAAACACTTCATTGAGTGTTCCCTGGACTGTCATCGAGCGGAATTGTCTCAGCTGTTTTATCCTCTCTTTGTGCACATGTACTTGGAATTGGTCTACAATCAACATGAGAGCGAAGCAAAGtctttttttgaaag ATTTCATGGAGATCAGGAGTGCTATTACCAGGATGACCTGCGTGTATTATCTAgcttaacaaaaaaagaacatatgAAAGGTAACGAGACCATGCTGGATTTCCGAACAAGCAAGTTTGTGCTCCGTATTTCCCGTGACTCTTACCAACTCTTGAAGAGGCAtcttcaggaaaagcagaacaatCAGATCTGGAACATTGTCCAGGAACATCTTTACATTGATATCTTTGATGGAATGCCTCGCAGTAAACAACAGATAGATGCTATGGTTGGAAGCTTGGCTGGGGAGGCAAAACGAGAGGCTAATAAAGCAAAG GTTTTCTTTGGCTTATTGAAAGAACCAGAGTTTGATGTGCCTTTggatgatgaagatgaagaaggagaaaatgaggaaggaaagccaaagaagaaaaaacctaaaaaagaTAGTGTAGggtcaaaaagtaaaaaacaagaCCCTAATGCTCCTCCCCAAAACAG AATTCCTCTGCCTGAACTGAAAGACTCTGACAAGCTGGATAAAGTAATGAATATGAAGGAAGCTGCAAGGCGTGTGCGTCTTGGCCCAGAGTGCCTGCCCTCCATCTGTTTCTACACATTCCTTAATGCTTACCAG GGTCTGACTGCGGTGGATATTACAGATGACTCTAGCATGATTGTAGGAGGCTTTGCTGACTCTACTGTCAGAGTGTGGTCTGTGACTCCGAAAAAACTCCGTAgtgtgaaaacagcagcag ACCTCAGTCTTATTGACAAAGAATCAGATGATGTCTTGGAGAGGATCATGGATGAGAAAACAGCAAGTGAGTTGAAGATTTTATATGGTCACAGTGGACCTGTCTATGGCACCAGCTTCAGTCCTGATAG GAACTACCTGTTGTCCTGTTCTGAGGATGGCACTGTtagattgtggagtctccaaACATTCACGTGTTTGGTGGGATATAAAGGACACAACTATCCAGTATGGGATACGCAGTTCTCTCCTTATGGTTATTACTTTGTGTCAGGGGGACACGACAGAGTGGCTCG tctgtgGGCAACAGATCACTACCAGCCTTTACGGATATTTGCTGGCCACCTTGCTGATGTGACGTGTACCCGATTTCATCCAAACTCCAACTATATTGCCACGGGCTCAGCAGACAGAACTGTACGGCTCTGGGATGTTTTGAATGGGAATTGTGTAAGAATATTCACTGGACATAAG GGACCAATTCATTCATTGGCATTTTCTCCGAATGGACGATTCCTGGCTACTGGAGCAACAGATGGAAGAGTTCTGCTGTGGGATATAGGACATGGCTTGATGGTTGGAGAGTTGAAAGGGCACACTGACACTATCTATGCGCTCAGATTCAGTAGAGATGGGGAGATTTTAGCATCAG GTTCAATGGATAACACAGTTCGTCTGTGGGATGCTGTGAAGGCATTTGAAGATCTAGAAACCGATGACTTTACTACAGCCACTGGACATATAAACTTGCCTGAGAACTCACAAGACTTGTTACTAGGTACATACATGACCAAATCAACCCCAGTTGTTCACCTCCATTTTACACGCAGAAACTTGCTGCTAGCTGCGGGAGCCTACAGTTCACAGTGA